The following is a genomic window from bacterium.
AACCGCATTTGTGCTGCGCAATGTCTTCGGACTACAGGCTTCCTATCAAACAGTACTCAATTACTCCGAGATGGCCGCTTATCACTGCCACAAGTTTAATATGGCCCATAAAGGAGAAGCCGATACTCTGCAAGTAGGCGACGAGGTCTATGCTAAAGTCGCTGGCCGCAATTGGTACGCATTCCTGTTTCTTTCGCCTTTGCGGCGCAAACTTACTTCTTATCACTGCTCTCCTGAACGTGATGAACGGGCCGCTACTACTGCTTTGAAAGAAGTATCAGAACCATCCCGAAAAACACCCAGGAAGTAACCGCGGTAACAGACGGCTTATCTTCCTATGTGCCTGCAGTTCAGTATATCAACCGCACAGAAAATATAAAACTCTTACATAAGCAAGTTATCGGATTGCAGAACCTTGATACGGAATCTGAAACCTACCGACCATTCAAACAAATGATTGAAAGGCTTAACCGTACTTTCAGGTTTCACACAAATCCTGCCTCAGGGTTTAAGGAAGCAAACGGACTGATTTCTATTACAACTCTTTTTGCTACACACTACAACTTCCTGCGTCCACACGAAGCTTTAAACTTTGAGGTACCATGTCCGTTAGACCAGTTGAAGAACATTACCACTTTGCAAGGCAAATGGGCTAAAATTCTGCATATAGCAGCGTCTTTAACCTAAAATCAATACCAGTGCATTCCGGTTGCTTATTTAACCCCTTAAAATCGTATGTTCTCAATCGCTTCCTCCGACCTTTCTCCTTCGTCTTTCCTGCCTCTTTAACTTTTCAATGAACATTGAATTCCGTTTTTCTGTAAGAAAAACCTGTCTTTATATTTTCATCTATTTTTCATCTGTTTTTTGACACA
Proteins encoded in this region:
- a CDS encoding transposase, producing MQNLDTESETYRPFKQMIERLNRTFRFHTNPASGFKEANGLISITTLFATHYNFLRPHEALNFEVPCPLDQLKNITTLQGKWAKILHIAASLT